A stretch of the Maridesulfovibrio zosterae DSM 11974 genome encodes the following:
- a CDS encoding 3-dehydroquinate synthase II family protein, translated as MKKIIYKAIPFDKNLVTLALESGVDAVLTTPDRKKDIESLGRVTVLTPEDIPTVAINEKSDEEIAVNLAQKGKDVCLAAGWEIIPVENILAQVESLALEAESLDRARLAAGVLERGADTIVVTPEGAADLKTIVAELKLSQGKMELQKAVITDIESAGLGHRVCVDTISMLKKGQGMLTGNSSAFTFLVHAETESNPYVAARPFRVNAGAVHAYVQMPGDKTTYLEELSSGAEVLIVDAQGNTSIAVVGRSKVEVRPMLLITAEVATDNGPVSGKVFLQNAETIRVVSGKGEPVSVVTLKKGDEILCRIDEAGRHFGMRISEEIVEE; from the coding sequence ATGAAAAAGATTATATACAAAGCAATCCCATTTGATAAAAACCTTGTGACTCTGGCGCTTGAGTCCGGTGTTGACGCTGTCCTCACCACTCCAGATCGTAAGAAGGACATAGAGTCTTTGGGACGTGTTACAGTTCTCACACCGGAAGATATTCCAACAGTTGCCATCAATGAAAAGTCGGATGAAGAAATTGCAGTAAACCTTGCTCAGAAAGGCAAAGACGTTTGTCTTGCTGCCGGATGGGAAATCATTCCTGTTGAAAATATTCTTGCTCAGGTTGAGAGTCTTGCTCTTGAGGCCGAATCCCTAGACAGGGCAAGACTTGCTGCAGGAGTTCTTGAGCGCGGTGCTGATACCATAGTGGTCACTCCCGAGGGAGCTGCGGACCTGAAGACAATTGTTGCAGAACTGAAACTTAGTCAGGGTAAAATGGAATTACAAAAGGCGGTAATTACTGATATTGAATCCGCAGGTCTTGGACACCGGGTCTGTGTTGATACGATTTCAATGCTCAAGAAAGGGCAGGGTATGCTTACTGGGAATTCCAGTGCTTTTACATTTTTGGTACATGCTGAGACTGAGTCAAATCCATATGTTGCAGCCCGTCCTTTTCGAGTAAATGCTGGTGCTGTTCATGCGTATGTACAGATGCCGGGTGATAAAACTACATATCTTGAAGAGTTGTCTTCAGGTGCTGAAGTTCTGATTGTGGACGCACAGGGCAACACTTCCATAGCTGTTGTTGGTAGAAGTAAGGTTGAAGTACGGCCTATGCTGCTCATAACTGCAGAAGTTGCTACAGATAATGGTCCTGTTTCAGGTAAAGTCTTTTTGCAGAACGCCGAGACAATTCGAGTGGTCAGCGGTAAAGGTGAGCCTGTAAGTGTTGTAACCCTGAAAAAGGGTGATGAAATTCTTTGCCGTATTGATGAAGCCGGACGCCATTTCGGTATGCGCATCAGCGAAGAGATTGTAGAGGAATAA
- a CDS encoding 2-amino-3,7-dideoxy-D-threo-hept-6-ulosonate synthase — protein MQIGKSVRIERIINRNTGRTIIVPMDHGVSVGPLKGLRNMRRAVNDMVKGGANAVLMHKGLVRCSHREEGGDVGLIVHLSASTSLSPTPNAKTLVGTVEDGLRLGADAVSVHVNLGDETESKMLSDLGEVASAATSWGVPVLAMVYARGPKIKDEFDPEVVAHCARMGEELGADIVKVSYTGNVETFGEVVDGCCIPVVIAGGPKLDSTRDFLQMVSDSITAGGAGLSVGRNVFQHKNRVRLVQALHKIVHEDVSVDDALKYIGE, from the coding sequence ATGCAGATTGGTAAAAGTGTACGAATAGAGCGGATAATCAATCGTAATACCGGCAGAACAATCATTGTCCCTATGGATCATGGTGTTAGTGTCGGGCCTCTCAAGGGATTGCGTAACATGCGCAGAGCGGTTAATGACATGGTGAAAGGCGGAGCAAATGCGGTGCTCATGCATAAGGGCCTTGTTCGCTGCTCTCACCGTGAAGAAGGCGGAGACGTCGGATTAATTGTCCATCTTTCAGCTTCAACCTCCCTTTCTCCCACTCCAAATGCAAAAACTCTGGTCGGCACTGTTGAAGATGGTCTCCGTCTTGGTGCTGATGCCGTTTCCGTTCATGTAAATCTTGGTGATGAGACTGAATCCAAGATGCTTTCCGATCTAGGTGAAGTCGCTTCTGCCGCTACCAGCTGGGGTGTTCCTGTTCTGGCTATGGTTTATGCTCGTGGTCCTAAAATTAAAGATGAATTTGATCCTGAAGTCGTTGCTCACTGTGCCAGGATGGGAGAAGAGTTGGGCGCTGACATCGTTAAAGTCTCTTATACTGGAAATGTTGAGACATTTGGTGAAGTTGTTGACGGATGTTGCATTCCGGTTGTTATTGCCGGCGGTCCTAAGCTTGATTCCACTCGAGATTTTTTGCAGATGGTTTCCGATTCCATTACTGCTGGCGGAGCAGGCCTTTCTGTTGGACGAAATGTTTTTCAACACAAAAATCGTGTAAGACTTGTTCAAGCTCTGCACAAAATTGTTCATGAAGATGTATCCGTAGATGATGCCCTCAAATACATCGGCGAATAG
- a CDS encoding ammonium transporter, translating to MTTKLSLAGRKIPALVTLLLLAAPTAAFAGEEFMTQTHANILWTLLAAILVMFMQAGFACVEAGFTRAKSAGNILMKNFLDFALGSIIFYLFGFGLMFGLDAGGFVGTSGFSLAGVGLTDPDSQWTLTFWFFQSVFAATAATIVSGGIAERTKFSGYIIVTCIVTGLIYPISGHWAWGSLWLGDSGAGWLEGLGFMDFAGSTVVHSVGGWVALAGAMMLGPRIGKYTADGKAKAIPGHNIPLASLGVFILWFGWFGFNPGSTTTADGSIGLIAVTTSLSACGGTAAAMFTSWFKYGKPDISMTCNGALAGLVGITAGCATVTPSASIIIGIIAGILVVLSIEFIDKILKIDDPVGAVSVHGICGAWGTLACGLFTAPALNDGAGGLFYGGGFSLVTPQLIGIAVCFVWAFGAGLIAFSIAKAILGIRVTAEEEMKGLDIAEHGMESYNGFQIFSNE from the coding sequence ATGACTACTAAACTTTCACTGGCGGGCCGTAAAATTCCGGCCCTTGTAACTCTCTTGCTCCTGGCAGCACCTACCGCAGCATTCGCTGGCGAAGAGTTCATGACTCAGACCCACGCCAATATTCTTTGGACACTTCTGGCAGCAATTCTCGTTATGTTCATGCAGGCTGGCTTTGCTTGCGTAGAAGCAGGTTTTACCAGAGCAAAGAGTGCCGGTAACATCCTGATGAAAAACTTTCTTGATTTCGCCCTTGGATCAATCATCTTTTACCTGTTCGGTTTCGGACTGATGTTCGGCCTTGATGCCGGCGGGTTTGTAGGAACTTCAGGTTTCTCACTTGCAGGCGTCGGTCTTACCGACCCTGACTCACAGTGGACTTTGACATTCTGGTTCTTTCAGTCTGTATTTGCCGCTACAGCAGCAACAATCGTATCCGGTGGTATTGCAGAACGCACAAAATTCAGTGGATATATAATCGTCACCTGTATAGTAACAGGTCTGATCTATCCTATTTCAGGACACTGGGCATGGGGATCTCTCTGGCTCGGCGATTCAGGTGCAGGCTGGCTTGAAGGCCTTGGATTCATGGACTTTGCAGGCTCAACAGTTGTCCACTCTGTTGGTGGATGGGTTGCTCTTGCAGGCGCAATGATGCTTGGACCCCGCATCGGTAAATATACCGCAGACGGCAAAGCAAAAGCTATCCCCGGCCACAACATTCCTTTAGCATCCCTCGGCGTATTCATTCTTTGGTTCGGTTGGTTCGGTTTCAACCCTGGCTCAACTACAACAGCTGACGGCTCAATCGGTCTTATCGCAGTAACTACAAGTCTCTCTGCATGTGGGGGAACAGCCGCAGCAATGTTCACCTCATGGTTTAAATACGGCAAACCGGATATTTCCATGACCTGTAACGGTGCGCTGGCAGGACTGGTAGGTATCACCGCCGGCTGTGCAACAGTAACACCTTCAGCATCAATCATCATCGGAATTATTGCAGGTATCCTCGTAGTACTCTCAATCGAATTTATTGATAAAATTCTCAAGATTGATGACCCGGTTGGTGCAGTTTCCGTTCACGGTATATGCGGAGCATGGGGAACACTTGCTTGTGGCCTATTCACAGCTCCCGCACTTAATGACGGAGCAGGCGGCCTCTTTTACGGCGGCGGATTCTCTCTTGTAACTCCACAGCTTATCGGTATCGCAGTATGCTTTGTCTGGGCTTTCGGTGCAGGTCTGATCGCATTCTCCATCGCTAAGGCAATACTTGGAATCAGAGTAACAGCTGAAGAAGAAATGAAAGGTCTCGATATTGCTGAACATGGCATGGAGTCCTATAACGGTTTCCAGATCTTCTCCAACGAATAA
- a CDS encoding P-II family nitrogen regulator, with amino-acid sequence MKLIIAYVRPECLTPVKQALYTKGIYSVSVTNILGSGRQAGFTETYRGVVMEVNLLKKIRIEIGLCEEKLDSALEAIKTGAQTGKEGDGVIFVQDLNRTIRIRTGEETL; translated from the coding sequence ATGAAACTTATCATCGCATATGTCCGCCCCGAGTGCCTGACTCCGGTTAAACAGGCTCTCTACACAAAAGGCATTTACTCAGTATCAGTAACCAACATACTCGGCTCAGGAAGACAGGCAGGATTCACCGAAACATACCGTGGCGTAGTTATGGAAGTAAACCTGCTCAAAAAAATCCGCATTGAAATTGGTCTCTGCGAAGAAAAACTGGACTCAGCGCTGGAAGCAATTAAAACTGGTGCCCAGACAGGTAAAGAAGGTGACGGTGTCATCTTTGTTCAGGATCTCAACAGGACCATCAGAATCAGAACTGGTGAAGAAACACTATAA
- a CDS encoding EAL domain-containing protein, whose protein sequence is MNTSPTIAIHEIIERECLITVLQPLVSMNRKSLIGFEALSRAVNPYTGELIPPVELFSMCKDLWTLTRLDRACRKKALETFAPISKKDRTLLLSINIDAAIINSDTIDYGLTGKMAAECEVSVSNLILEIIESKAGSDLTLEKFVENSRKRGFLIALDDIGTGHSNLDRIPKLKPDIIKIDRSLITDINEKFHNLEVTRSLVNLAKSIGSLPLAEGVETTQEALTLMSLGIDVFQGYYFGKPVSADIALDTDIAPIHSLASRFKTHMLEKLNRQKIMENSYKRMTRKLREALIDGSECTADFILSSFITENSTIECAYIIDTNGIQRSETICNPFRLKKSRRLIYQPAPIGADHSLKEYYLTIKSGKTWHTTDPYISLASGNQCVTVSTKLYDSPKSPIVCIDIST, encoded by the coding sequence ATGAATACATCTCCTACGATCGCTATCCATGAAATAATAGAACGTGAATGTTTAATAACGGTCCTGCAGCCACTTGTATCCATGAACCGTAAATCCCTGATTGGTTTTGAAGCTCTTTCCAGAGCAGTTAACCCTTATACAGGCGAACTGATCCCCCCTGTAGAACTTTTCTCCATGTGCAAAGACCTCTGGACTTTAACCAGACTCGACAGAGCCTGTCGCAAAAAAGCTCTTGAAACTTTTGCCCCCATTTCCAAAAAAGACCGTACCCTGCTTTTATCTATCAACATTGATGCAGCAATAATAAACAGTGATACGATAGACTACGGATTGACCGGTAAAATGGCTGCAGAATGCGAAGTCTCAGTAAGCAATCTTATTTTAGAGATAATTGAATCAAAGGCAGGCAGTGATCTGACCCTGGAAAAATTTGTTGAAAATTCACGAAAACGCGGTTTTCTCATAGCACTTGATGATATTGGGACGGGCCATTCCAACTTAGATCGAATTCCTAAACTAAAGCCTGATATAATCAAAATAGACCGCTCATTGATTACTGATATCAACGAAAAGTTTCACAACCTTGAAGTAACACGTTCATTGGTAAATCTGGCAAAAAGCATAGGCTCTCTGCCACTTGCTGAAGGAGTAGAGACAACACAAGAGGCCTTAACGCTCATGAGCCTTGGGATAGATGTTTTTCAGGGATACTATTTTGGTAAACCAGTGTCTGCAGACATAGCGCTCGATACTGACATAGCACCAATACATTCACTGGCTTCCCGATTTAAAACTCATATGCTTGAGAAGCTCAACAGACAGAAAATTATGGAAAATTCGTACAAAAGAATGACCAGAAAACTGCGTGAAGCACTAATCGACGGATCAGAATGTACTGCTGATTTTATCCTTTCATCTTTTATTACAGAAAACTCAACTATTGAATGTGCCTACATTATCGATACAAACGGAATTCAAAGATCTGAAACAATTTGCAATCCTTTCAGACTTAAAAAAAGCAGAAGACTGATTTACCAGCCTGCCCCCATAGGCGCTGACCATTCACTTAAAGAGTACTACCTGACAATCAAATCAGGCAAAACATGGCATACAACAGACCCGTACATATCTCTTGCCTCAGGAAATCAGTGTGTAACTGTCTCCACCAAGCTTTACGATAGTCCCAAATCACCT